From a single Brassica napus cultivar Da-Ae chromosome C9, Da-Ae, whole genome shotgun sequence genomic region:
- the LOC111210027 gene encoding zeaxanthin epoxidase, chloroplastic has protein sequence MCSTPICYSINPSPSKLDFTRTHVLTPLAKQFYSHLPSFTGKSRSRRSLVGVKAATLSSEEQKTATEKKKPRVLVAGGGIGGLVFALAAKKKGFDVLVFEKDLSAIRGEGQYRGPIQIQSNALAALEAIDVSVAEEVMEAGCITGDRINGLVDGVSGTWYVKFDTFTPAVSRGLPVTRVISRMTLQQILARAVGEEVIRNESNVVDFKDTGDKVIVMLENGQRYVGDLLVGADGIWSKVRTNLFGRSEATYSGYTCYTGIADFIPADIESVGYRVFLGYKQYFVSSDVGGGKMQWYAFHEEPAGGVDAPNGMKKRLFDIFEGWCDNVLDLLHATEEEAILRRDIYDRTPSFTWGKGRVTLLGDSIHAMQPNMGQGGCMAIEDSYQLALELEEAWKQSVVTNKHVDLVSSLKRYEESRRVRVAIIHGMARMAAIMASTYKAYLGVGLGPLSFLAKFRIQHPGIIGGRFLMDMTMPLMLDWVLGGNSEKLEGRSPSCRLTDKADDRLRQWFEDDEALERTIIGEWYLIPYGSKCSVSETLCLTKDEDQPCIIGSELDQDVPGTHIVIPSPQVSKMHARVIYKDGAFVLMDLRSQHGTYVTDNQGRRYRVTPNFPARFRPSDIIEFGSDKKVGFKVKVIRTTPNLTRKDEKSNGKLLQAA, from the exons ATGTGTTCAACTCCGATTTGCTATTCGATCAATCCATCTCCATCTAAGCTCGATTTCACGAGAACCCATGTGCTCACTCCCCTCGCTAAACAGTTCTATTCACACTTACCATCCTTCACCGGAAAATCAAGGAGCCGTCGGAGTTTGGTCGGAGTAAAGGCGGCGACTTTATCTTCGGAGGAGCAGAAGACAGCTACGGAGAAGAAGAAACCGAGGGTTCTGGTGGCGGGAGGTGGAATCGGAGGTCTGGTGTTTGCTCTGGCGGCGAAGAAGAAAGGGTTCGATGTGTTGGTGTTCGAGAAGGATCTGAGCGCTATAAGAGGAGAAGGACAGTACAGAGGTCCGATTCAGATACAGAGCAACGCTTTGGCTGCTTTGGAAGCCATTGATGTCTCTGTCGCTGAAGAAGTTATGGAAGCTGGCTGTATCACCGGTGATCGGATTAACGGCCTCGTCGACGGTGTCTCTGGTACTTG GTATGTAAAGTTTGATACTTTCACTCCTGCGGTGTCGAGGGGACTTCCTGTGACACGTGTGATTAGCAGAATGACTCTGCAGCAGATCTTGGCACGTGCGGTTGGGGAAGAAGTGATTAGAAACGAGAGTAATGTTGTTGATTTTAAAGACACTGGAGACAAG GTCATTGTGATGCTGGAGAATGGACAACGCTATGTAGGTGATCTGCTTGTGGGTGCTGATGGCATTTGGTCTaaa gTGAGGACTAACTTGTTTGGTAGAAGTGAAGCTACTTATTCAGGATACACTTGTTATACCGGCATTGCAGATTTTATACCAGCTGATATTGAGTCTGTTGG CTACCGGGTTTTCTTGGGATACAAGCAATACTTTGTTTCTTCGGATGTTGGTGGTGGAAAAATGCAATGGTATGCGTTTCATGAGGAGCCAGCTGGTGGTGTTGATGCTCCCAATG gtATGAAGAAAAGATTGTTTGATATATTTGAAGGTTGGTGCGACAATGTACTGGACTTACTGCATGCGACAGAGGAGGAAGCGATTCTGAGAAGAGATATCTACGATAGAACTCCTAGTTTCACTTGGGGTAAAGGGCGTGTTACGCTGCTCGGGGACTCTATTCATGCGATGCAGCCTAATATGGGGCAAGGTGGATGTATGGCCATTGAGGATAGTTATCAATTAGCATTGGAGCTTGAAGAAGCGTGGAAACAGAGTGTTGTAACTAATAAACATGTTGATCTTGTTTCCTCTTTGAAAAG ATATGAAGAATCTAGAAGAGTAAGAGTGGCTATTATACATGGAATGGCGAGAATGGCTGCGATTATGGCGTCTACTTACAAAGCATACTTAGGTGTTGGGCTTGGTCCTCTCTCT TTCTTGGCCAAGTTTAGAATACAACATCCAGGGATAATTGGTGGAAGATTCCTCATGGACATGACTATGCCTTTGATGCTTGACTGGGTCCTTGGAGGTAACAG TGAAAAACTTGAAGGAAGGTCACCTAGTTGCAGACTCACTGACAAA GCTGATGACCGCCTTCGCCAGTGGTTTGAAGACGATGAGGCTCTTGAACGTACTATAATTGGAGAGTGGTATCTTATTCCATATGGCAGCAAGTGTAGCGTTTCTGAAACGTTATGTCTAACCAAAGATGAGGACCAACCTTGCATTATCGG AAGTGAACTGGACCAAGATGTTCCCGGAACCCACATTGTGATCCCTTCCCCTCAG GTATCGAAGATGCATGCACGTGTAATCTACAAAGATGGAGCTTTCGTCTTGATGGATCTTCGAAGTCAACATGGGACCTATGTGACCGA TAACCAAGGAAGAAGATATAGGGTGACACCAAACTTCCCTGCGCGGTTTAGACCGTCTGATATCATCGAGTTTGGTTCAGACAAGAAG GTGGGGTTTAAGGTCAAGGTGATCAGGACAACTCCTAACTTGACCAGAAAGGATGAGAAGAGTAACGGTAAATTGCTTCAGGCAGCTTGA